One region of Drosophila kikkawai strain 14028-0561.14 chromosome 2R, DkikHiC1v2, whole genome shotgun sequence genomic DNA includes:
- the LOC108082597 gene encoding sodium-dependent nutrient amino acid transporter 1, protein MDDAEYQKLCRSMTENQGSRTNQPEVCTGISAVIYTTQGEELTINCDVIQEEVPSESSGQRDQWSKGVEFLFSCIALSVGLGNVWRFPFIALENGGGAFLIPYVIVLLLIGRPVYYLEVIIGQFSSRGCIKAFDMAPIMKGIAYGQVYSTALATTYYACIMALTIRYLVASFDEILPWTYCLVEWGSNCVATGATAENNTSIEQGVSSAELYFTRTVLREPDNLDDTGLGTPNWDLVLCLMATWLIIGTVLCKGIRSSGKASYFLALFPYVIMFILLIRAVTLPGAWRGIVYFLEPQWSQLLNPHVWYAAITQMFFSLAICFGTLVMYASFNDFHKNVHKDVIIITTIDSLTSILAGCIIFGILGNLAHETNTEDISKVVKGGAGLAFISYPEAIAKFNFLPQLFAVLFFFMLLVLGIGSNIGMASCVINVVKDRFTHLPHWLLAVSASVIGFLCGLVYMTPGGQFVLNLVDFYGCTFIALVLAIAELLAVGWIYGVKRICSDIEFMLNVKTSFYWRICWAIVAPGLMFLVLVYMLCSYEPLTYRKVEYPPAYYMAGWIIWGVGVLQLPFWALYTIFQQPGKTFSSKFRMALQPTANWGPLQIQKYEAYILHRKRQADIKSPRGGYLFDNIFG, encoded by the exons ATGGATGATGCAGAGTATCAGAAGCTGTGTCGAAGCATGACTGAGAACCAAGGATCTAGGACAAATCAACCGGAAGTTTGTACTGGCATCAGTGCCGTAATATACACAACCCAAGGAGAGGAA CTCACCATAAACTGCGATGTCATCCAGGAGGAAGTGCCTTCAGAGTCCTCAGGCCAGCGAGATCAGTGGAGCAAGGGTGTGGAGTTTCTGTTCTCCTGCATCGCCCTCTCTGTTGGCCTTGGGAATGTCTGGAGATTTCCCTTTATAGCTTTGGAGAATGGTGGTGGTGCCTTCTTAATTCCCTATGTGATAGTGCTCCTTCTGATTGGCAGACCCGTTTACTACCTAGAGGTGATTATAGGCCAGTTTTCGAGTCGTGGTTGCATCAAAGCTTTTGATATGGCACCTATAATGAAGG GTATTGCCTATGGTCAGGTGTACTCCACCGCCTTGGCCACTACCTACTATGCCTGCATTATGGCCTTGACCATAAGGTATTTGGTGGCCAGTTTCGATGAGATCCTACCCTGGACTTACTGCCTGGTGGAATGGGGCAGCAATTGTGTGGCCACAGGAGCAACTGCAGAAAATAATACATCGATTGAGCAAGGTGTTTCCTCCGCAGAGCTGTATTTTAC ACGAACTGTACTTCGGGAACCGGATAACTTGGATGATACTGGCTTGGGCACGCCCAACTGGGATCTGGTATTGTGTCTCATGGCCACCTGGCTCATCATTGGCACGGTTTTGTGCAAAGGCATTCGCAGTTCGGGCAAAGCCTCCTATTTCTTGGCCCTGTTTCCTTATGTGATTATGTTCATCTTGCTGATCAGGGCGGTCACTTTGCCAGGAGCCTGGCGGGGAATAGTCTACTTCCTGGAGCCCCAGTGGTCACAGCTGCTCAATCCTCATGTATGGTATGCGGCCATCACCCAGATGTTTTTTTCGCTGGCCATTTGCTTTGGCACCCTGGTCATGTATGCCTCCTTCAATGATTTTCACAAAAATGTGCACAA AGATGTGATCATCATCACCACCATTGATTCACTGACCTCTATCCTGGCTGGCTGCATTATCTTTGGCATTCTGGGCAACCTAGCCCATGAGACCAATACCGAGGACATCTCCAAGGTTGTGAAGGGAGGAGCTGGTCTGGCGTTCATCTCCTATCCGGAGGCCATAGCCAAGTTCAACTTTTTGCCGCAATTGTTTGCCGTGCTGTTCTTCTTCATGCTGTTGGTTTTAGGTATTGGTTCGAACATTGGCATGGCCAGCTGTGTGATCAACGTGGTCAAGGATCGCTTCACCCACTTACCCCACTGGCTTTTGGCCGTAAGTGCCTCTGTGATTGGTTTCCTCTGCGGCTTGGTGTACATGACGCCGGGCGGACAATTTGTGCTGAATCTGGTGGATTTTTATGGCTGCACCTTCATTGCCTTGGTCCTGGCCATTGCGGAACTGCTGGCTGTGGGATGGATTTACGGAGTAAAGCGCATTTGCAGCGACATTGAGTTTATGCTGAATGTGAAGACCAGTTTTTACTGGCGCATTTGCTGGGCCATTGTGGCGCCGGGACTGATGTTCCTAGTCTTGGTCTATATGCTGTGTAGTTATGAGCCCTTGACCTACCGCAAAGTGGAGTATCCGCCGGCTTATTATATGGCGGGTTGGATTATATGGGGAGTGGGAGTGCTGCAGTTGCCCTTCTGGGCTTTGTACACGATTTTCCAGCAGCCGGGAAAGACCTTTAGCAGT aAATTCCGAATGGCCCTGCAGCCCACAGCCAACTGGGGTCCTCTCCAGATCCAAAAGTACGAGGCTTATATCCTGCACAGAAAACGGCAGGCGGACATCAAGAGTCCACGGGGCGGATACTTGTTCGACAATATATTTGGCTGA
- the LOC108082598 gene encoding uncharacterized protein isoform X7 — MSPLSVLEVSDPKLCILVHLMSPLEAIDPVMESPLSHPLLKQRSIAAELLTEVQQANTAVGGMLLANMEKSSEFPFISYYLINTLQTDPSNFYAGLRVSSLSKFEPKALKYTAAHTLDLYSEVAAICRPPLVLPSNEAGSFKKTQTAATGYIISVFKVFEGDDGERFEKNWLYWTGARMLYRYLPRAAGLRRIALHKSTSQKGDKMYLLVCECADLLKDISLAAFLIPALRARLCGYTGLYRPIQAF, encoded by the exons ATGAGCCCTCTGAGCGTGCTGGAAGTTTCCGATCCCAAGCTCTGCATTCTGGTGCATTTGATGAGTCCTTTGGAGGCCATTGATCCGGTAATGGAGTCGCCACTCTCCCATCCGCTGCTCAAGCAGCGCTCCATAGCCGCCGAACTGCTGACAGAAGTGCAACAGGCCAACACAGCTGTGGGCGGGATGCTGTTGGCCAACATGGAAAAGAGTT CCGAGTTCCCCTTCATCTCGTATTACCTGATCAACACCCTACAAACGGATCCTTCCAACTTCTATGCCGGCCTGCGCGTCTCCTCGCTGTCCAAGTTCGAGCCAAAGGCCCTCAA ATACACTGCCGCCCACACCTTGGACCTATACAGCGAGGTGGCTGCCATTTGCCGGCCGCCTTTGGTGCTGCCCTCCAATGAGGCCGGCAGCTTCAAGAAGACGCAGACCGCGGCCACTGGCTACATTATTAGTGTGTTCAAG GTTTTCGAGGGCGACGATGGCGAACGATTCGAAAAGAATTGGCTCTACTGGACAGGCGCCCGGATGCTGTACAG GTACTTGCCACGTGCCGCGGGCCTGAGGCGCATCGCCCTGCACAAGAGCACCTCGCAGAAGGGCGACAAGATGTACCTGCTGGTGTGCGAGTGTGCCGACCTGCTCAAGGACATCTCGCTGGCCGCCTTCCTGATCCCGGCGCTGCGGGCCCGACTCTGCGGCTATACGGGACTCTATCGACCAATACAGGCCTTCTAG